A single Myxocyprinus asiaticus isolate MX2 ecotype Aquarium Trade chromosome 50, UBuf_Myxa_2, whole genome shotgun sequence DNA region contains:
- the LOC127439124 gene encoding zinc finger protein 76-like isoform X1: protein MCLCRSVCVFQCVFVCLAVHVGQLAVCCSIMEGLGLQTVALSDDIQQTISVGSLMEGNTVQLEDGTTAYIQHITVQQKESLAFEDGQAVQLEDGTTAYIHHTPKEGFDASTVEAVQLEDGSTAYIHHPHALQTEGAVETTTDGETIATLENYATKLAESEVATDEKIENSNGAEQTSIQVQIDSQTLDLGDLGKLRLRACVVYFQLMFEGKVWSSSKVNQHSEKSFRCDHTGCGRFYTTAHHLKVHERSHTGDRPYRCELPSCSKAFATGYGLKSHLRTHTGEKPYKCPEDMCYKAFKTSGDLQKHVRTHTGEKPFKCPFEGCGRSFTTSNIRKVHTRTHTGERPYLCPEPTCGRAFASATNYKNHMRIHTGEKPYLCTVPGCGKSFTEYSSLYKHHVVHTHCKPYTCSHCGKTYRQTSTLAMHKRTAHGDFDTAEDDAFGASPQGTELKENDEVAMETNNIGSQQVSLPGEHLQVLGAAVTMVTPDGTTIAVPAHQGHTASTGQQHVTMVTDGEELQPVAIVTSEGIMTDVSSSQYHQVALLATENGTQIAVQLEDQQTLEEAITMATAAIQQSGLTSDQ, encoded by the exons TTGGGAGTTTAATGGAGGGAAACACTGTTCAACTGGAGGACGGAACTACAGCGTACATTCAACACATCACAGTCCAacagaaag AATCACTAGCGTTTGAAGACGGTCAGGCGGTACAACTGGAAGATGGAACTACAGCGTATATTCACCACACACCTAAAG AAGGTTTTGACGCGAGCACAGTGGAAGCCGTTCAGCTGGAGGACGGCAGTACCGCGTACATCCATCATCCCCACGCACTGCAGACAGAGGGCGCTGTAGAGACGACCACAGATGGCGAAACCATCGCGACACTGGAGAACTACGCCACAAAG CTCGCAGAATCAGAGGTTGCAACTGATGAAAAAATCGAGAACTCAAACGGAGCCGAACAGACCAGCATACAGGTacagatagatagtcagacactTGATCTTGGTGATCTTGGTAAACTAAGGCTTCGTGCGTGTGTTGTGTATTTTCAGTTGATGTTTGAGGGTAAAGTGTGGAGCTCCAGTAAAGTTAACCAGCACAGTGAAAAGAGTTTCCGCTGCGATCACACGGGCTGCGGGCGATTCTACACCACTGCACACCATCTGAAG GTCCACGAGCGCTCTCACACAGGTGATCGGCCGTACAGGTGTGAGTTGCCGTCTTGCAGTAAAGCGTTCGCCACAGGATACGGTCTGAAGAGTCACCTGCGCacacacactggagagaaaccatataAATGTCCTGAAGACATGTGTTACAAAGCTTTTAAAACCTCCGGAGATCTGCAGaaacatgtgcgcacacacactg GTGAGAAGCCGTTTAAATGTCCGTTTGAGGGCTGTGGTCGCTCTTTTACGACGTCAAACATCCGTAAGGTTcatacgcgcacacacacaggcGAGCGGCCGTATCTTTGTCCAGAGCCGACGTGTGGGAGAGCATTCGCCAGCGCTACAAACTACAAGAATCACATGAGAATACACACAG GTGAGAAGCCGTACCTGTGTACGGTTCCCggttgtggaaagagttttacggAATACTCCAGTCTTTATAAACATCACGTAGTTCACACACACTGTAAGCCGTACACATGCAGTCACTGCGGAAAGACGTACAGACAGACGTCAACGCTCGCGATGCACAAACGCACGGCGCACGGAGACTTCGACACCGCGGAGGACG acGCTTTTGGGGCCTCACCGCAGGGCACTGAACTGAAAGAAAACGATGAAGTTGCCATGGAAACAAACAACATTGGCTCACAG cAGGTGAGTTTACCAGGCGAACACCTGCAGGTCCTCGGCGCGGCCGTCACCATGGTAACCCCGGACGGCACCACCATCGCCGTCCCCGCCCACCAAGGCCACACTGCCAGCACGGGGCAGCAGCATGTCACCATGGTTACAGATGGCGAAGAGCTGCAGCCG GTCGCTATAGTAACATCAGAGGGCATCATGACTGACGTGAGCTCGTCTCAGTACCACCAGGTGGCGCTGCTGGCCACAGAGAACGGCACACAGATCGCAGTGCAG TTAGAAGATCAGCAGACATTGGAGGAGGCGATCACCATGGCAACAGCAGCGATTCAACAGAGCGGACTGACCTCAgatcagtaa
- the LOC127439124 gene encoding zinc finger protein 76-like isoform X3, whose protein sequence is MCLCRSVCVFQCVFVCLAVHVGQLAVCCSIMEGLGLQTVALSDDIQQTISVGSLMEGNTVQLEDGTTAYIQHITVQQKESLAFEDGQAVQLEDGTTAYIHHTPKGFDASTVEAVQLEDGSTAYIHHPHALQTEGAVETTTDGETIATLENYATKLAESEVATDEKIENSNGAEQTSIQVQIDSQTLDLGDLGKLRLRACVVYFQLMFEGKVWSSSKVNQHSEKSFRCDHTGCGRFYTTAHHLKVHERSHTGDRPYRCELPSCSKAFATGYGLKSHLRTHTGEKPYKCPEDMCYKAFKTSGDLQKHVRTHTGEKPFKCPFEGCGRSFTTSNIRKVHTRTHTGERPYLCPEPTCGRAFASATNYKNHMRIHTGEKPYLCTVPGCGKSFTEYSSLYKHHVVHTHCKPYTCSHCGKTYRQTSTLAMHKRTAHGDFDTAEDDAFGASPQGTELKENDEVAMETNNIGSQQVSLPGEHLQVLGAAVTMVTPDGTTIAVPAHQGHTASTGQQHVTMVTDGEELQPVAIVTSEGIMTDVSSSQYHQVALLATENGTQIAVQLEDQQTLEEAITMATAAIQQSGLTSDQ, encoded by the exons TTGGGAGTTTAATGGAGGGAAACACTGTTCAACTGGAGGACGGAACTACAGCGTACATTCAACACATCACAGTCCAacagaaag AATCACTAGCGTTTGAAGACGGTCAGGCGGTACAACTGGAAGATGGAACTACAGCGTATATTCACCACACACCTAAAG GTTTTGACGCGAGCACAGTGGAAGCCGTTCAGCTGGAGGACGGCAGTACCGCGTACATCCATCATCCCCACGCACTGCAGACAGAGGGCGCTGTAGAGACGACCACAGATGGCGAAACCATCGCGACACTGGAGAACTACGCCACAAAG CTCGCAGAATCAGAGGTTGCAACTGATGAAAAAATCGAGAACTCAAACGGAGCCGAACAGACCAGCATACAGGTacagatagatagtcagacactTGATCTTGGTGATCTTGGTAAACTAAGGCTTCGTGCGTGTGTTGTGTATTTTCAGTTGATGTTTGAGGGTAAAGTGTGGAGCTCCAGTAAAGTTAACCAGCACAGTGAAAAGAGTTTCCGCTGCGATCACACGGGCTGCGGGCGATTCTACACCACTGCACACCATCTGAAG GTCCACGAGCGCTCTCACACAGGTGATCGGCCGTACAGGTGTGAGTTGCCGTCTTGCAGTAAAGCGTTCGCCACAGGATACGGTCTGAAGAGTCACCTGCGCacacacactggagagaaaccatataAATGTCCTGAAGACATGTGTTACAAAGCTTTTAAAACCTCCGGAGATCTGCAGaaacatgtgcgcacacacactg GTGAGAAGCCGTTTAAATGTCCGTTTGAGGGCTGTGGTCGCTCTTTTACGACGTCAAACATCCGTAAGGTTcatacgcgcacacacacaggcGAGCGGCCGTATCTTTGTCCAGAGCCGACGTGTGGGAGAGCATTCGCCAGCGCTACAAACTACAAGAATCACATGAGAATACACACAG GTGAGAAGCCGTACCTGTGTACGGTTCCCggttgtggaaagagttttacggAATACTCCAGTCTTTATAAACATCACGTAGTTCACACACACTGTAAGCCGTACACATGCAGTCACTGCGGAAAGACGTACAGACAGACGTCAACGCTCGCGATGCACAAACGCACGGCGCACGGAGACTTCGACACCGCGGAGGACG acGCTTTTGGGGCCTCACCGCAGGGCACTGAACTGAAAGAAAACGATGAAGTTGCCATGGAAACAAACAACATTGGCTCACAG cAGGTGAGTTTACCAGGCGAACACCTGCAGGTCCTCGGCGCGGCCGTCACCATGGTAACCCCGGACGGCACCACCATCGCCGTCCCCGCCCACCAAGGCCACACTGCCAGCACGGGGCAGCAGCATGTCACCATGGTTACAGATGGCGAAGAGCTGCAGCCG GTCGCTATAGTAACATCAGAGGGCATCATGACTGACGTGAGCTCGTCTCAGTACCACCAGGTGGCGCTGCTGGCCACAGAGAACGGCACACAGATCGCAGTGCAG TTAGAAGATCAGCAGACATTGGAGGAGGCGATCACCATGGCAACAGCAGCGATTCAACAGAGCGGACTGACCTCAgatcagtaa
- the LOC127439124 gene encoding zinc finger protein 76-like isoform X4: protein MCLCRSVCVFQCVFVCLAVHVGQLAVCCSIMEGLGLQTVALSDDIQQTISVGSLMEGNTVQLEDGTTAYIQHITVQQKESLAFEDGQAVQLEDGTTAYIHHTPKEGFDASTVEAVQLEDGSTAYIHHPHALQTEGAVETTTDGETIATLENYATKLAESEVATDEKIENSNGAEQTSIQLMFEGKVWSSSKVNQHSEKSFRCDHTGCGRFYTTAHHLKVHERSHTGDRPYRCELPSCSKAFATGYGLKSHLRTHTGEKPYKCPEDMCYKAFKTSGDLQKHVRTHTGEKPFKCPFEGCGRSFTTSNIRKVHTRTHTGERPYLCPEPTCGRAFASATNYKNHMRIHTGEKPYLCTVPGCGKSFTEYSSLYKHHVVHTHCKPYTCSHCGKTYRQTSTLAMHKRTAHGDFDTAEDDAFGASPQGTELKENDEVAMETNNIGSQQVSLPGEHLQVLGAAVTMVTPDGTTIAVPAHQGHTASTGQQHVTMVTDGEELQPVAIVTSEGIMTDVSSSQYHQVALLATENGTQIAVQLEDQQTLEEAITMATAAIQQSGLTSDQ, encoded by the exons TTGGGAGTTTAATGGAGGGAAACACTGTTCAACTGGAGGACGGAACTACAGCGTACATTCAACACATCACAGTCCAacagaaag AATCACTAGCGTTTGAAGACGGTCAGGCGGTACAACTGGAAGATGGAACTACAGCGTATATTCACCACACACCTAAAG AAGGTTTTGACGCGAGCACAGTGGAAGCCGTTCAGCTGGAGGACGGCAGTACCGCGTACATCCATCATCCCCACGCACTGCAGACAGAGGGCGCTGTAGAGACGACCACAGATGGCGAAACCATCGCGACACTGGAGAACTACGCCACAAAG CTCGCAGAATCAGAGGTTGCAACTGATGAAAAAATCGAGAACTCAAACGGAGCCGAACAGACCAGCATACAG TTGATGTTTGAGGGTAAAGTGTGGAGCTCCAGTAAAGTTAACCAGCACAGTGAAAAGAGTTTCCGCTGCGATCACACGGGCTGCGGGCGATTCTACACCACTGCACACCATCTGAAG GTCCACGAGCGCTCTCACACAGGTGATCGGCCGTACAGGTGTGAGTTGCCGTCTTGCAGTAAAGCGTTCGCCACAGGATACGGTCTGAAGAGTCACCTGCGCacacacactggagagaaaccatataAATGTCCTGAAGACATGTGTTACAAAGCTTTTAAAACCTCCGGAGATCTGCAGaaacatgtgcgcacacacactg GTGAGAAGCCGTTTAAATGTCCGTTTGAGGGCTGTGGTCGCTCTTTTACGACGTCAAACATCCGTAAGGTTcatacgcgcacacacacaggcGAGCGGCCGTATCTTTGTCCAGAGCCGACGTGTGGGAGAGCATTCGCCAGCGCTACAAACTACAAGAATCACATGAGAATACACACAG GTGAGAAGCCGTACCTGTGTACGGTTCCCggttgtggaaagagttttacggAATACTCCAGTCTTTATAAACATCACGTAGTTCACACACACTGTAAGCCGTACACATGCAGTCACTGCGGAAAGACGTACAGACAGACGTCAACGCTCGCGATGCACAAACGCACGGCGCACGGAGACTTCGACACCGCGGAGGACG acGCTTTTGGGGCCTCACCGCAGGGCACTGAACTGAAAGAAAACGATGAAGTTGCCATGGAAACAAACAACATTGGCTCACAG cAGGTGAGTTTACCAGGCGAACACCTGCAGGTCCTCGGCGCGGCCGTCACCATGGTAACCCCGGACGGCACCACCATCGCCGTCCCCGCCCACCAAGGCCACACTGCCAGCACGGGGCAGCAGCATGTCACCATGGTTACAGATGGCGAAGAGCTGCAGCCG GTCGCTATAGTAACATCAGAGGGCATCATGACTGACGTGAGCTCGTCTCAGTACCACCAGGTGGCGCTGCTGGCCACAGAGAACGGCACACAGATCGCAGTGCAG TTAGAAGATCAGCAGACATTGGAGGAGGCGATCACCATGGCAACAGCAGCGATTCAACAGAGCGGACTGACCTCAgatcagtaa
- the LOC127439124 gene encoding zinc finger protein 76-like isoform X6, producing the protein MCLCRSVCVFQCVFVCLAVHVGQLAVCCSIMEGLGLQTVALSDDIQQTISVGSLMEGNTVQLEDGTTAYIQHITVQQKESLAFEDGQAVQLEDGTTAYIHHTPKEGFDASTVEAVQLEDGSTAYIHHPHALQTEGAVETTTDGETIATLENYATKLMFEGKVWSSSKVNQHSEKSFRCDHTGCGRFYTTAHHLKVHERSHTGDRPYRCELPSCSKAFATGYGLKSHLRTHTGEKPYKCPEDMCYKAFKTSGDLQKHVRTHTGEKPFKCPFEGCGRSFTTSNIRKVHTRTHTGERPYLCPEPTCGRAFASATNYKNHMRIHTGEKPYLCTVPGCGKSFTEYSSLYKHHVVHTHCKPYTCSHCGKTYRQTSTLAMHKRTAHGDFDTAEDDAFGASPQGTELKENDEVAMETNNIGSQQVSLPGEHLQVLGAAVTMVTPDGTTIAVPAHQGHTASTGQQHVTMVTDGEELQPVAIVTSEGIMTDVSSSQYHQVALLATENGTQIAVQLEDQQTLEEAITMATAAIQQSGLTSDQ; encoded by the exons TTGGGAGTTTAATGGAGGGAAACACTGTTCAACTGGAGGACGGAACTACAGCGTACATTCAACACATCACAGTCCAacagaaag AATCACTAGCGTTTGAAGACGGTCAGGCGGTACAACTGGAAGATGGAACTACAGCGTATATTCACCACACACCTAAAG AAGGTTTTGACGCGAGCACAGTGGAAGCCGTTCAGCTGGAGGACGGCAGTACCGCGTACATCCATCATCCCCACGCACTGCAGACAGAGGGCGCTGTAGAGACGACCACAGATGGCGAAACCATCGCGACACTGGAGAACTACGCCACAAAG TTGATGTTTGAGGGTAAAGTGTGGAGCTCCAGTAAAGTTAACCAGCACAGTGAAAAGAGTTTCCGCTGCGATCACACGGGCTGCGGGCGATTCTACACCACTGCACACCATCTGAAG GTCCACGAGCGCTCTCACACAGGTGATCGGCCGTACAGGTGTGAGTTGCCGTCTTGCAGTAAAGCGTTCGCCACAGGATACGGTCTGAAGAGTCACCTGCGCacacacactggagagaaaccatataAATGTCCTGAAGACATGTGTTACAAAGCTTTTAAAACCTCCGGAGATCTGCAGaaacatgtgcgcacacacactg GTGAGAAGCCGTTTAAATGTCCGTTTGAGGGCTGTGGTCGCTCTTTTACGACGTCAAACATCCGTAAGGTTcatacgcgcacacacacaggcGAGCGGCCGTATCTTTGTCCAGAGCCGACGTGTGGGAGAGCATTCGCCAGCGCTACAAACTACAAGAATCACATGAGAATACACACAG GTGAGAAGCCGTACCTGTGTACGGTTCCCggttgtggaaagagttttacggAATACTCCAGTCTTTATAAACATCACGTAGTTCACACACACTGTAAGCCGTACACATGCAGTCACTGCGGAAAGACGTACAGACAGACGTCAACGCTCGCGATGCACAAACGCACGGCGCACGGAGACTTCGACACCGCGGAGGACG acGCTTTTGGGGCCTCACCGCAGGGCACTGAACTGAAAGAAAACGATGAAGTTGCCATGGAAACAAACAACATTGGCTCACAG cAGGTGAGTTTACCAGGCGAACACCTGCAGGTCCTCGGCGCGGCCGTCACCATGGTAACCCCGGACGGCACCACCATCGCCGTCCCCGCCCACCAAGGCCACACTGCCAGCACGGGGCAGCAGCATGTCACCATGGTTACAGATGGCGAAGAGCTGCAGCCG GTCGCTATAGTAACATCAGAGGGCATCATGACTGACGTGAGCTCGTCTCAGTACCACCAGGTGGCGCTGCTGGCCACAGAGAACGGCACACAGATCGCAGTGCAG TTAGAAGATCAGCAGACATTGGAGGAGGCGATCACCATGGCAACAGCAGCGATTCAACAGAGCGGACTGACCTCAgatcagtaa
- the LOC127439124 gene encoding zinc finger protein 76-like isoform X5 codes for MEGLGLQTVALSDDIQQTISVGSLMEGNTVQLEDGTTAYIQHITVQQKESLAFEDGQAVQLEDGTTAYIHHTPKEGFDASTVEAVQLEDGSTAYIHHPHALQTEGAVETTTDGETIATLENYATKLAESEVATDEKIENSNGAEQTSIQVQIDSQTLDLGDLGKLRLRACVVYFQLMFEGKVWSSSKVNQHSEKSFRCDHTGCGRFYTTAHHLKVHERSHTGDRPYRCELPSCSKAFATGYGLKSHLRTHTGEKPYKCPEDMCYKAFKTSGDLQKHVRTHTGEKPFKCPFEGCGRSFTTSNIRKVHTRTHTGERPYLCPEPTCGRAFASATNYKNHMRIHTGEKPYLCTVPGCGKSFTEYSSLYKHHVVHTHCKPYTCSHCGKTYRQTSTLAMHKRTAHGDFDTAEDDAFGASPQGTELKENDEVAMETNNIGSQQVSLPGEHLQVLGAAVTMVTPDGTTIAVPAHQGHTASTGQQHVTMVTDGEELQPVAIVTSEGIMTDVSSSQYHQVALLATENGTQIAVQLEDQQTLEEAITMATAAIQQSGLTSDQ; via the exons TTGGGAGTTTAATGGAGGGAAACACTGTTCAACTGGAGGACGGAACTACAGCGTACATTCAACACATCACAGTCCAacagaaag AATCACTAGCGTTTGAAGACGGTCAGGCGGTACAACTGGAAGATGGAACTACAGCGTATATTCACCACACACCTAAAG AAGGTTTTGACGCGAGCACAGTGGAAGCCGTTCAGCTGGAGGACGGCAGTACCGCGTACATCCATCATCCCCACGCACTGCAGACAGAGGGCGCTGTAGAGACGACCACAGATGGCGAAACCATCGCGACACTGGAGAACTACGCCACAAAG CTCGCAGAATCAGAGGTTGCAACTGATGAAAAAATCGAGAACTCAAACGGAGCCGAACAGACCAGCATACAGGTacagatagatagtcagacactTGATCTTGGTGATCTTGGTAAACTAAGGCTTCGTGCGTGTGTTGTGTATTTTCAGTTGATGTTTGAGGGTAAAGTGTGGAGCTCCAGTAAAGTTAACCAGCACAGTGAAAAGAGTTTCCGCTGCGATCACACGGGCTGCGGGCGATTCTACACCACTGCACACCATCTGAAG GTCCACGAGCGCTCTCACACAGGTGATCGGCCGTACAGGTGTGAGTTGCCGTCTTGCAGTAAAGCGTTCGCCACAGGATACGGTCTGAAGAGTCACCTGCGCacacacactggagagaaaccatataAATGTCCTGAAGACATGTGTTACAAAGCTTTTAAAACCTCCGGAGATCTGCAGaaacatgtgcgcacacacactg GTGAGAAGCCGTTTAAATGTCCGTTTGAGGGCTGTGGTCGCTCTTTTACGACGTCAAACATCCGTAAGGTTcatacgcgcacacacacaggcGAGCGGCCGTATCTTTGTCCAGAGCCGACGTGTGGGAGAGCATTCGCCAGCGCTACAAACTACAAGAATCACATGAGAATACACACAG GTGAGAAGCCGTACCTGTGTACGGTTCCCggttgtggaaagagttttacggAATACTCCAGTCTTTATAAACATCACGTAGTTCACACACACTGTAAGCCGTACACATGCAGTCACTGCGGAAAGACGTACAGACAGACGTCAACGCTCGCGATGCACAAACGCACGGCGCACGGAGACTTCGACACCGCGGAGGACG acGCTTTTGGGGCCTCACCGCAGGGCACTGAACTGAAAGAAAACGATGAAGTTGCCATGGAAACAAACAACATTGGCTCACAG cAGGTGAGTTTACCAGGCGAACACCTGCAGGTCCTCGGCGCGGCCGTCACCATGGTAACCCCGGACGGCACCACCATCGCCGTCCCCGCCCACCAAGGCCACACTGCCAGCACGGGGCAGCAGCATGTCACCATGGTTACAGATGGCGAAGAGCTGCAGCCG GTCGCTATAGTAACATCAGAGGGCATCATGACTGACGTGAGCTCGTCTCAGTACCACCAGGTGGCGCTGCTGGCCACAGAGAACGGCACACAGATCGCAGTGCAG TTAGAAGATCAGCAGACATTGGAGGAGGCGATCACCATGGCAACAGCAGCGATTCAACAGAGCGGACTGACCTCAgatcagtaa
- the LOC127439124 gene encoding zinc finger protein 76-like isoform X2 — MCLCRSVCVFQCVFVCLAVHVGQLAVCCSIMEGLGLQTVALSDDIQQTISVGSLMEGNTVQLEDGTTAYIQHITVQQKESLAFEDGQAVQLEDGTTAYIHHTPKEGFDASTVEAVQLEDGSTAYIHHPHALQTEGAVETTTDGETIATLENYATKLAESEVATDEKIENSNGAEQTSIQVQIDSQTLDLGDLGKLRLRACVVYFQLMFEGKVWSSSKVNQHSEKSFRCDHTGCGRFYTTAHHLKVHERSHTGDRPYRCELPSCSKAFATGYGLKSHLRTHTGEKPYKCPEDMCYKAFKTSGDLQKHVRTHTGEKPFKCPFEGCGRSFTTSNIRKVHTRTHTGERPYLCPEPTCGRAFASATNYKNHMRIHTGEKPYLCTVPGCGKSFTEYSSLYKHHVVHTHCKPYTCSHCGKTYRQTSTLAMHKRTAHGDFDTAEDDAFGASPQGTELKENDEVAMETNNIGSQVSLPGEHLQVLGAAVTMVTPDGTTIAVPAHQGHTASTGQQHVTMVTDGEELQPVAIVTSEGIMTDVSSSQYHQVALLATENGTQIAVQLEDQQTLEEAITMATAAIQQSGLTSDQ; from the exons TTGGGAGTTTAATGGAGGGAAACACTGTTCAACTGGAGGACGGAACTACAGCGTACATTCAACACATCACAGTCCAacagaaag AATCACTAGCGTTTGAAGACGGTCAGGCGGTACAACTGGAAGATGGAACTACAGCGTATATTCACCACACACCTAAAG AAGGTTTTGACGCGAGCACAGTGGAAGCCGTTCAGCTGGAGGACGGCAGTACCGCGTACATCCATCATCCCCACGCACTGCAGACAGAGGGCGCTGTAGAGACGACCACAGATGGCGAAACCATCGCGACACTGGAGAACTACGCCACAAAG CTCGCAGAATCAGAGGTTGCAACTGATGAAAAAATCGAGAACTCAAACGGAGCCGAACAGACCAGCATACAGGTacagatagatagtcagacactTGATCTTGGTGATCTTGGTAAACTAAGGCTTCGTGCGTGTGTTGTGTATTTTCAGTTGATGTTTGAGGGTAAAGTGTGGAGCTCCAGTAAAGTTAACCAGCACAGTGAAAAGAGTTTCCGCTGCGATCACACGGGCTGCGGGCGATTCTACACCACTGCACACCATCTGAAG GTCCACGAGCGCTCTCACACAGGTGATCGGCCGTACAGGTGTGAGTTGCCGTCTTGCAGTAAAGCGTTCGCCACAGGATACGGTCTGAAGAGTCACCTGCGCacacacactggagagaaaccatataAATGTCCTGAAGACATGTGTTACAAAGCTTTTAAAACCTCCGGAGATCTGCAGaaacatgtgcgcacacacactg GTGAGAAGCCGTTTAAATGTCCGTTTGAGGGCTGTGGTCGCTCTTTTACGACGTCAAACATCCGTAAGGTTcatacgcgcacacacacaggcGAGCGGCCGTATCTTTGTCCAGAGCCGACGTGTGGGAGAGCATTCGCCAGCGCTACAAACTACAAGAATCACATGAGAATACACACAG GTGAGAAGCCGTACCTGTGTACGGTTCCCggttgtggaaagagttttacggAATACTCCAGTCTTTATAAACATCACGTAGTTCACACACACTGTAAGCCGTACACATGCAGTCACTGCGGAAAGACGTACAGACAGACGTCAACGCTCGCGATGCACAAACGCACGGCGCACGGAGACTTCGACACCGCGGAGGACG acGCTTTTGGGGCCTCACCGCAGGGCACTGAACTGAAAGAAAACGATGAAGTTGCCATGGAAACAAACAACATTGGCTCACAG GTGAGTTTACCAGGCGAACACCTGCAGGTCCTCGGCGCGGCCGTCACCATGGTAACCCCGGACGGCACCACCATCGCCGTCCCCGCCCACCAAGGCCACACTGCCAGCACGGGGCAGCAGCATGTCACCATGGTTACAGATGGCGAAGAGCTGCAGCCG GTCGCTATAGTAACATCAGAGGGCATCATGACTGACGTGAGCTCGTCTCAGTACCACCAGGTGGCGCTGCTGGCCACAGAGAACGGCACACAGATCGCAGTGCAG TTAGAAGATCAGCAGACATTGGAGGAGGCGATCACCATGGCAACAGCAGCGATTCAACAGAGCGGACTGACCTCAgatcagtaa
- the LOC127439170 gene encoding protein BTG2-like, which produces MTHSTGAEMIPEVLAAASFVCRLLRSRGHLSDAQLQVFRDCLAQALSEHYQHHWFPDRPQKGSGYRCIRINHEMDPLIGRAAVRIGLTSGQLFSLLPRELTLWVDPYEVSYRIGEDGSICVLYEVEPPVSSPTPSLRGPSAYDQTASCKNRFMMGGRTSPPKNYLMTVSS; this is translated from the exons ATGACTCACAGTACCGGAGCAGAAATGATCCCGGAGGTTTTGGCTGCTGCAAGTTTCGTGTGCAGGCTACTGCGCAGCCGCGGACACCTGAGTGACGCACAGCTCCAGGTGTTCAGAGACTGTCTTGCGCAGGCCCTCTCAG aacactaccagcatcactggttCCCCGACAGACCACAGAAGGGTTCCGGTTACCGCTGCATTCGCATCAATCACGAAATGGACCCACTCATTGGCCGAGCGGCCGTACGTATCGGACTGACCAGTGGACAGTTGTTTTCTCTCCTGCCGCGGGAGCTTACGCTGTGGGTGGACCCGTACGAAGTGTCGTACCGCATCGGCGAGGATGGCTCCATTTGCGTTCTATACGAAGTGGAGCCGCCCGTCTCAAGCCCCACCCCCAGCCTCCGAGGACCCTCGGCATATGACCAAACAGCGAGCTGCAAAAACCGCTTCATGATGGGCGGCCGCACAAGTCCACCGAAAAACTACCTGATGACGGTGTCCAGCTAA